The stretch of DNA ATTGAGTGATTCAAATACTTGACGGCGATCTTGTCGATTTTGTTTGGCAGTTTCTAGGCGAGATTTTTGATCTGCGGTTAAGATACTGTCCATCTGCGATCGCTCAGATTGGCGAATTTGATCCATTTTGGCTTGTTGCTCAGATGTCAAGTTCAGCCAATTTTGGTGGCGTGGCGCTTGTGTCTGTGTATTAGATTGAGCAAACACTGCTGGAATAGCCGTAGCAGCTACAGTCACAGATGCCATACCCGCCAGCAAAAGTAATACTTTAACGTTAGAAATTTTGTTTTTGAGAGAAGAAGCAAAATCAGATTTCATGATATTCCTGAGATTTGAGAAATCAACCGTTTGTTTTGTTCGATACTTAAATCATAGGAACGGGCATTGCTCTTCCACATGGGTCGAATTTCCTAATTTAAAGTAGTACTAAAGTCCTAGCTGTTTCAGGAATCGAATGGCAGAAAATGTCTTTAGGTTCTGTAATGGAAAGGTTTATTAGAAAAGAGCGATCGCTGCTCAACAATAAATAAAAGTGACGGCTTGGGGATCATTGAATTTTCCCCCTACTCCCTACTCCCCGCCCCCTGCTCCCTACTATGCAACTTCGCTTACCCTTTTCCAACCATTCCTTCCGTCTGATGCTCTATCTGGAATGGATTTTATTGGGAATAACTTTACTGGGAGAAATTCGACCAGAACCCCATAGAATGAGTGCTACAACGCTACCAATTTCAATTCTGGTAGTGATTGTTTTTGGTTTGATGGGGCTCAAGCTACCAACTGGAAAAATTAGTAACAAATTGCTTTATACAGGAGCAGAATTTGGATTACTATTTTTAACTTTTTTATTAGACAGTCGCACAATCTTTTTTCCTCTGCTTGGTTTAATAATTGTGATTCGCAGTTGTCTAATTTTTCCGCAATCTGGTCGCTTGACTGTGGCGGGATTGGTATTTTTTGCTGTTTTGCTAATGCTGTTTCAGCAAATGCCCCTGTCACCGCCTCCGCCTCGCCCAAGACATCCACCTCCACCAGAGTTATTTGCTAATACAATCTGGACACTCAGACTCAATACAGCAGTAACTTTTGGACTGGCGCTGTTGTTTATTCTGCTATTAGTTAATGCTTTATTATCTGAACGTCAGAGTCGCGAGAAACTATTGCTCGCGAATGAGCAATTACGCCAGTATGCTTTGCGAATTGAAGACCAAGCAACGCTGCAAGAACGTAATCGCATTGCGCGAGAAATTCATGATGCTTTAGGACACGCTTTAACTGCCCAAAGTATTCAGTTAGAAAATGCCTTGTTATTTCTGCCATCCGATACAGAAAAAACCGAGTCATTTTTAAAAGAGGCAAAACAGCTTGGATCTAGGGCATTGCAGGAGGTAAGACGCTCAATTTCTACATTGCGTTCAAATCCATTGCAAGGACAATCATTAGAAGTGGCGATCGCTAATACAATCACAGAGTTTCGCCAAACTACCGGAATTATACCAGATTGTACAATTCAACTAATTCAACCAATATCTACCGACATTAGTACAGCACTTTACCGGATTATTCAAGAATCCCTCACTAACATTTACAAACATAGCCATGCAACCCAAGTACATATTTTCCTCCAAGAAAGGCGAGAAATGATTCATCTCGAAATTAACGATAATGGTCAAGGATTTAACCCAGAGGGAAATACAACCGGATTTGGACTTCAGGGAATGCGAGAACGCACTACTGCTTTAGGTGGTCAATTCTCACTCACTAGCCAACCAAAGCAAGGCTGCCGAATTACTGTCTTAATTCCGTTGCCACTCACTTTATAGCAATTTTTAACTTAATGAAGTACTGTTTTGAATAGAGAAAAATTTACACAAAAATGGGTTTTAAAAAAAGCTAATAGCTAACCGCTATATGATATATGCTAAGATTCGCCTATTGCTGGTTGATGACCAACTGATTATCCGTCAAGGCTTGAAAAGTCTATTGGAAGCCAAACCTGATTTAGAAGTCGTGGGAGAGGCAGAAAACGGGCAACAGGCAATTGCTCAAGTGGAAACCTTGCAACCCGATGTAGTGTTAATGGATGTGCGGATGCCTATAATGGATGGCGTTGCTGCTACTCGGATAATTTGTCAACAATTTAGCAAAACTAGAGTGTTAGTTTTGACAACATTTGATGATGATGATTATGTCTCGCAAGCGATGCGATTAGGGGCGCGAGGTTATTTACTCAAAGATACTCATTCTGATGACTTAGCCACAGCAATTCGAGCGGTTCATAAAGGTTACACCCAAATGGGGCCAGGATTATTGGAAAAAGCGATCGCACTTCCATCTCCCGCAACTCCACCCCAACCCACGCGCCTACCTCCAGAACTTGCAGGATTAACAACCAGAGAACGTGAGGTACTACGTTTAATTGCCGCAGGCGCAAGTAACCGCGAGATTGCAGAAAAACTCTACATTTCAGAAAGAACGGTTAAAAACCATATCAGTAGTATTTTAAGTCAGTTAAATTTGCGCGATCGCACACAAGCTGCTATGTTTGTGAGTGCTTTTTTACCTCTACTATAATTGTCACTGACTTTTCATAATTTTTCCAAATAACTGAGTAAATCTGCCATTTCCTGGGGACTAGGTTGAAACTGTGGCATCGGAGGAGTTTTACCACTGATTACTTGCTCAATTAGATGAACGCGAGACTTTCGCTTAGATATATGATCTAAACTTGGGCCTACTCGACCTTCAGCTTGCAATCCGTGACATCCAGCGCAATTCATTTGAAAGATGGCGTGTCCTAGTACCGGATCACCCCTAAGAGACAACACACCGTTGATATAAGGATCTGAAACGCGAAGCAGGTGAACGCCCAAAATGCTTGTCAGGATTGCCAGCAGAACCGCCAGCACGATCAAGCTGATGCGTTGCATGATGGTTTCAGGTTTAGGTAGCTGGTTATCCAAAGGTCTAGTAATATAAAGATTTACAAAGTGTCGATCAATGCCAGCTACACACCAAAAGCACTCACATTACTGAAGATTGCTATATGTGTGCCAATGTCTAGCTAAACATTTCAATTAATATACTTAGCTTAAGTTTTATGGACAAATGAGGCAAGCGTTGTCTAGGTGATCTGTGATTTTTTATACCAAAAATCAGGTTAATCAGTCTTTCGGCAGTATCTCTGTGACAATGTTGTAATCTGTAGGATGAGAAATAAGTAAAAAACCTTAACAGTTAACTAAGGAGTACTGACGTGGTAGAACCTCTGCTTTCAGGCATGGTACTAGGCTTAATCACCATCACCCTTGCTGGCTTGTTTGCCGCAGCTTATATGCAGTATAAGCGCGGTAACAAACTCGGTATATAGAAGGTAACAGCCGTATTGCCGTAGACTTTCTCACGGTCAATCTCTAGATGGGGAACAGGTTCAACCTGCCATTTATTAGGGCTGTGTTCTACTGCTAATTCACCAGTGGAAGCGAGAAGTTGATACCCTGCGATCGCTTCCAATACTGGTTGATACAAGTTGCTTGCGTAAGGGGGATCAAAGTAGATATGGTCAAATTCTTGACCCGCAAGGGTTTTTAATCTCTGCACTACATCCCCCCGCAATACTTGAAATTTTTGCTCCTCACGGGCTACTTTTTGCCAATTCTCCTGAATAATTTTACAGGCGCGGCTTGATTGTTCAATACCAACTACAAAACTAGCGCCACGACATAAAGCTTCTGCACCCATTGAACCGCTACCAGTACATAAATCCAGCCAGCGACAGCCATCAATTTTCCCTTGCCAAATATTAAATATCGCCTCCCGTACTCTGCTTGGAGTTGGTCTAGTCTCTAATCCTGGTAAAGTTTTAAGTTGACGATTTCCGTAAATTCTCAGGCTCATGTAAGGGAGGGGGGAGGAGAGAGGAGCGATCAATTATCAAATCAAAAACTACTGTTAATTGGTAATTGTTAATTGTTAATTGTCAAGGCTTGCTGGACGAAATTAGATAATATTTGTAAGCCAGTGGTAGAAGATTTTTCTGGGTGAAACTGTACAGCCATGAGGTTGTCACGGCGGATAGCTGCTGTTACAGTTTGACTTCCGTGTGTCACATTTGCTGCTGTCACAGCGCGATCGCTAGGATCGACGTAGTAGGAATGAACAAAATAAACCCAAGGTTGATCTGATAGCTGATCCCATACAGATGTTTGCTGAGTAATTTGAAGTTGATTCCAACCCATGTGGGGAATGGTTAAATCTGGTTCTGGTTTAAATTTTCGCACTGTACCCGCAACAATGCCTAATCCTGGTTCTACGCCTTCTTCACTGCCATCAAACAGAATTTGCAGCCCTAGACAAATGCCCAGAAATGGTTTACCTGATGCGATCGCATCTTTAATCGGTTCTACTAAATCCTGCGATCGCAGTTGTTTTACTGCTGGATCAAATGAACCCACTCCTGGTAACACCACCGCATCCGCCTGTGCTATTTCCTTAGCAGAGTCGGTTACTTTCGGGGTTGTTCCAGCTTTCTCTAACCCTTTACAAACAGAGTGGAGATTGCCCATGCCGTAGTCTACAACTGCGATTACTGACATTGATCCGCGCCTTTGCTCAGTATAATTCTACTTTTATAGGGTTAAAAACCCACTATTGTTATTTTACATTCTTTACATGAAAACGTCTAATTTTATTGTGAAATATAATGATTAAAATTAGTATATGAACACTAAAATACTGCTAACATCATTTGACACTTGGCTACCTCATCACACATCAAATTCTTCCGATGATTTGTTAGAAGAACTATCTAAAATAGATTTTCTGCCCTATTCACTTTCTTTTTTGAGACAGTTACCTGTTAATATTGAAAAAGCAAGTTCATTGGTAATTGATAAGATACATCAACTGCAACCAGATGTAGTTGTCTGTTGTGGCATGGCAGAAAAAAATATAAAATTAACTATTGAATCACAAGCTACTTTTCAACAATCAATTCTGAAGACAACCGTAGATTTAGAAAATTTACTTCTTGATTTAAGTGATACTACAATTAGCAATGATGCTGGAAAATTTGTTTGCGAGGGACTGTATTATTCAGTTTTACAGGAGTTACAAACACAACAATTGGCTTCAAAAAGTATTAATAAAAATAAGAAAAATTGTGTATTTGTTCATGTTCCCATCTTAACACCCTATAATCTGCCTGTAATCGTGGAGGATTTTAGATTAATTTTACAAAAGCTGGCACTTTTATATGCAGCTTGATGTCTACTGCTCAAAAAGACCTAGAGTATGTTCTTACCTAAAAAAAGACTGAATTCTCTCCTGCCATTATTTCTAATTTTCCCTCTTGCTCAAACCACGCCAATGCCGACACCTGCATCAGTACAACAAGAGGTAGTCCAACCAGGTGAAGTACGTGCATTACCAGGGAAACTAGATAAAGTACTGGTATTTAATAGTAATAGTCCAGAAGTAGTTCAAAAAGAAGGCATTTTACTATCTACTTTTCCTGCTGTTGGTAAAAGTTTGCCAACTGCTCATCTAAATTTCCCACTAACAGGAAGATTTGATATATTTGCCCACCACATTGCTAAAGCTACTTCTCCAGATGATCTGAGAACTTTGTATCTGGGAGTAATCTTGCATAATCCTAACCCGAAGCCAGTAACGGTAGAGGTATTACAGGCAGCAAGTTATCTGAGTCAACCAGATGCGCCATTTATAGAGTTACCGTCTCATGTAGAAAATCCTTTGGGAAAAGTGTATTCTGGGCCTGGTAGCAGGGTAATGGATGATGTTTTACGGGGAAAAAGGCAAGCTGATTTTCCTGCTAAATTAATTATTCCGCCTGGTACAAGTCAGCTATTGATGAATCATCCGATACCCGTAAAGACGCTGACACCACCGTTAAATGGTCGTTCTGTATTAATCAGGTTGCGTAGCGATCGCTCTGTTTATGTTGCTAGTTTGGGAATGTATGCACGTCAAAATTCTGACGGCACTGAAAGAGCGCCAACTTTGCAAGAATGGCAGGCATTACTAGATAAGGGTGATTTAGCAGCACCACGCGATCGCGCTCCTACTCCTCCACAACAAACAACTGGTTCCATGATTTATGGGCGTGTTGCAGGTGTTGCCTTGGGTTCTCAATGGCAAGCGCAATTAATTGATAATCCTAAAAGCAAGGTTCTCACCATTCCTCAACCTGGTCAAGCTTTTTCCTACGCTCTCAGTACTCTCCCGCGAGGAAGTTTGGGAACTAATCAAATTCAAAGCGCTCCTATATTAGCGCGTTACCCTGATACGGCTTACCTTGCTCATGGTAATTATGGCATTCAGTACAGCTTAAGTTTACCTTTAGCTAACAATACGAGTAAGTCTCAAACTGTAACTTTAGCTATCCAGACACCTTTGAAGCAAGACAAATTAAAAGAAGGACTGGTTTTCTTGCAACCTCCTGCACCTCAAACTTTCTTTCGCGGTACTGTGCAGGTAAGCTACCCTGATGAGCAAGGCAAACTTTCTAAGCGTTATGTACATTTAGTACAAAAGCGGGGTCAGCAGGGTGAACCATTAGTTAAGTTGAATATACCAGCAGGCGATCGCACCCTTGTACAAGTTGACTTTCTTTATCCTCCCGATGCCAGTCCACCACAGGTATTAACTGTTAAAACTGTTCAACCTCTCCAAAAATGAATGTAGAGACGTGCTATAGCGCGTCTCTACCTCAAATAAAGACTGATGAAGATATTAATTCTAATTGGCGCTCACCTTTGTACTGCTCCTCGTCCTTTAAAAGAAGCTGAAGCATTAGCTAATGCTGGGCATGATGTGACAATAGGAGGGTTTTGGTTTGATCCAGAATTAGTAAAGCGCGATCGCATCCTCATAAATAATAAAAAATGGCGCTTTGAACCTATCATTGATTTTCAACCAACTACCTTTCTAGGGCGCTGGAAAAATACTGTAATTCGACTAAAAGCACGTATTGCAAGGGAACGTTGGCAAAGGTGGCGCACTTTTTCACCAGAATTATTAGGTTATGGTGCTAAAGCAATGTTATCTTTTGCTCGCAAAACTGTCGCTGATTTAACAATTGTGCATTCAGAAGCAGGTTTGTGGGTAGGTAATCAATTATTAGATCAAGGTTTTCGCGTAGGTGTAGATTTTGAAGATTGGTTTTCTGAAGATTTGTTACCAGCAGATCGCATTACTAGACCAATTCCTCAAATCAAAACTTTAGAAAGTAGGCTGGCGCGTGAGTGTAAATATTGTATTACGACTTCTCACGCTTTAGCTGAAGCCTTATCTAAAGCTTATCAAGCGCCCAAACCGAGTGTTATTTATAATGTTTTTCCTTGGGCGGAACGTGAGCAAATTGATAGTCAAAAGTTAGATAGACGCAATCATAACTTGCCATCATTGCATTGGTTTTCTCAAACAATAGGAGCAGGCAGAGGGCTAGAAACACTTTTTCAAGCTTTCCCTTACCTCAATATTCCCGTAGAAATTCATTTGCGGGGGAATTATCCTGATACTTATCGTCAATGGTTAGAAGCGTTGGTTAGTGATGAATGGCGCGATCGCCTGATCATTCATCCAACTGTTCCTAATAACGAGTTGTTATCTCGCATTGCTGAACACGATATTGGGTTAGCTTTGGAAAGTAGCGATATCAAGAGCCGAGATCTCACTGTTACTAATAAATTATTTCAATATCTCCAAGCAGGTTTAGCAGTAATTGCGACTGATACTGTTGGTCAAAAAGAGATTTTTTCTCAATTTCATGATATTGGTGAGTTAATTCCTAGTAATAATCCACAAGCACTTGCTCAAGCCATTGATAACTTACTGAGTAATCCTAATAAATTAACTGCTGCTAAGTCTGCTGCACTGCACGCAACCGCTTCTCAGTTTTGTTGGGAGAAACAAGCACAGATCCTAGTTGAAGCAGTAAACTTTGCTATTGATCATTCAAATATTGGATAATTAACCACCGAAAATATAACTAATTTTTGCAACAAATCTCTTGATATATTGTTATTTATATAGCAACGGATAGAAAGTTTTTGAGAACGATCAAATTGTGGTTAACATCTGCGTAATCTGCGTTTATCTGCTGACATCTGCGATAAAAAAACTTGAAATTGAGAGCCATAAATCTAATCTCCTAAATGCTCTGGCAGTTGCTATACAAAAAAAGATAACACCTCAAGTTTTCACTCCCTATTGATGGGGAGGAGGAATGCAGTAGCATTTAGCGTTATGTTTACCACCTTTAATAGCAAATATTTTGTCAATTCTGGTTAGCTATCAGCCAGTTATAAAACTGGCTGTAACTAGGTTTTATTTCCGAAATAACTAATCGCAACTGGGTAGAACTATTTAACGTTGTACAGAGCTAATTACTGTTATGGCTAACCAAGATTTTCAACCCTCTAAGATCGGAAGACCTGATAAACGTTATGGCGCTGGTACTAGATTTAAGCCTGACAAGTTAAGCTCATCATACTGGCAGACTAAACCTCATAAATAAAACTACGATTCCCAATCTGTTAAATTTTCGCCTGAAAATTGGGGGTAAGTTCAAACAAAAACGCGATGTTGCAAAGAAGGCATTTGGCGGCGCACTTGTTCTAAACGAGTAGGATTAATTTCTGCGATCGCAATTCCTGGTTGATCGCCAGCATCAGCTAAAATTGTCCCCCAAGGATCAATAATCATCGCATGACCGTGAGTTTGGCGCGTCGCATAGTGTCTACCTGTTTGTGCAGGTGCAATTACATAGCAAGTATTTTCAATAGCCCTAGCTTGCAGCAAAACTTGCCAGTGATCTTTACCTGTATAAGCTGTAAATGCCGCAGGTACAAACATAATATCAGCGCCTTGATGCGCTAAATGCCGATAAAGTTCAGGGAAGCGGACATCATAGCAAACAGATAACCCTACTGTACCTAACTGCTGTGAGTGATAAACTGGCGGTAGCTTTAAACCAGCCATTACAGTATTAGATTCTCGATAGGTGTTACCGTCCGGTACGTTGACATCAAACAAGTGTACCTTTTCGTAACGTGCAAGTTCCTTGCCATTGTGATCTATCAGTAAGGCAGTGTTGTAAACTTTGCTGTCGCCTACTGGTACTGGAAAACCGCCACCTAAGATAGTCACCTGATAGCGTTGAGCCATTGTTTTGAGGAATTTTTCACTTGCTTGGGCGATCGCTTCAGCTTGTGCGATTTTATCTTCCTCTAACCCTAAAAACGGAAAGTTTTCTGGAAGACCTACCAACTCCGCACCCTGACGCACGGCAAGGTCAATTAGTTCTTCTGCCTGAACCAAATTTTTTTCTAGGTCAGGCTGGCTGGTCATTTGAATAGCGGCAGCAAGATAGGATTTCATAATTAGTGCTGTGTGCGGAACCCTTGATTACAATATATCTTTCCGTGAAAAGTATCTGAAATGAACTTAAGTTAGCTGTTGATTTTTTCCAATGCTTACTTGAGTAGGCAGTATTCATACTTACTCAATAGTCTGCTTAAGCCTAACCAATAGTTGAGTTTTAAATTATATATTTTTCTTATTATTTAATGCAATTACTTAGATCATTTTTTACCAAGAAAAATTAGCAATAAACCCCTGTTACCAAGATACAGATACTGTTGGCGAATTGAATTTTTTACCTCTCCTCTACCAGGGAGGGGCTTTTAAATTCCCCCTTCCCTTACCCCCCTTAAAAAGCAGGGCAGGGGGGAGCGGGGAGGCTAAAGGGTTAAGTTTGTGATTCGCAGTATCAGATACGCGCATCATGTTTTGCGTGAGTCCTAACCAATCTACATAGATCTAGGCAATAGTATTGACAATTATTCCTAATAAGTGCTTTAGTGTAGTACAAGGAAAAAGCTACTGCAAACAAGGAGTAATAAATTTTAGAAAAAAATTAAAACTTTACCTCCCTCTCAAGAAAGATTTGCTTTTAATTTAGGTATACTATGCAGAACTGCAATTCGATGACGCGATGACTCACTCTAGCCTGTGGCAAAGACTACGCCAAACAAAAACGGTATTGCCTCATCGCAATACGTCGAGTGTGTGCTGATAAGCCTAAAGGTTAATACTGGTCGCTTTACGAAGGCGGAAATGTTTGGTCAGTAGTAAATAAGGGAATGCCTAGAATGACAGGATTAGATTTAGAGCAAGAAATCGGGAAAATGGCAAGAGCAATGATGGCGCGTAATACCGCTATTGGCGACGCACTCATTGCCTATTTAAGAACTCAATTAACTGAAGAAGAGGTTGCAGGTATAGTACTTGTCAGCTTGGAGCGTTTGCTGTGGTTGGATGGAGATTTATTTATATGGACGCTGCAAAACTTCCTTCCTCAGTCTATTTTAAACGAAATGCGTAGAATCACTTCTGTTACATTGTGTAAACAGTTGATTGGCAAGAAATTTATACTAGGTGAAGATTTTAGCGTTAATGCTAATGGTCAACTGCTGCTAAATCCCAAAGCTAAAAAAGCTATCTTCCCTAATCTCAAGTCAAGCGAACTATCTCCCGTAAGGTCAATATAATAATCCCACCCCTTCACTCCCTCCCCCAATTCTGTGAGGGGGAAGGAACTCAGCACAAAGGGGAAAGGTGCAGTAGGCGGGTGGGTCGTATACTAATTGTGGGTATAAGAGCAGATAGATTAGATTAATTTAACGGCTCTTAAACCGAACAACAGCCCTACAGCGATTGCAAAAGCAGTACCTAAAATCAAAAAGTAAGCGATAACTCCAGACATTGATGTTTCTCCAGTACAACTATCCTGCAAACAATTAAAACATTACGTGGGGTAGAATACACCCCACTGGCGCTTGTTGATGGGGTAATGTTGATGCAATCTGTTATTCGTGTGGAGTTACCGGAGCAATCTTATGATATTGCGATCGCATCTGGTAGTTTAGATCGACTAGGTGAACAATGTAGCGGTTTGAATCTGGGTAAGAAAGTTTTGGTTGTTTCAAACCCAGTTGTTTTCAAGCATTATGGAGGCATTGCGATCGCATCCCTCAAATCAGCAGGGTTTGATGTGTATACTTGTATTCTGCCTGCGGGTGAACGCTACAAAAGCCTGAACTCTATCCAAAAAATCTATGATGTTGCCCTAGAACATCGCTTAGAGC from Oculatellaceae cyanobacterium encodes:
- a CDS encoding DUF3370 domain-containing protein, translating into MPTPASVQQEVVQPGEVRALPGKLDKVLVFNSNSPEVVQKEGILLSTFPAVGKSLPTAHLNFPLTGRFDIFAHHIAKATSPDDLRTLYLGVILHNPNPKPVTVEVLQAASYLSQPDAPFIELPSHVENPLGKVYSGPGSRVMDDVLRGKRQADFPAKLIIPPGTSQLLMNHPIPVKTLTPPLNGRSVLIRLRSDRSVYVASLGMYARQNSDGTERAPTLQEWQALLDKGDLAAPRDRAPTPPQQTTGSMIYGRVAGVALGSQWQAQLIDNPKSKVLTIPQPGQAFSYALSTLPRGSLGTNQIQSAPILARYPDTAYLAHGNYGIQYSLSLPLANNTSKSQTVTLAIQTPLKQDKLKEGLVFLQPPAPQTFFRGTVQVSYPDEQGKLSKRYVHLVQKRGQQGEPLVKLNIPAGDRTLVQVDFLYPPDASPPQVLTVKTVQPLQK
- the rsmD gene encoding 16S rRNA (guanine(966)-N(2))-methyltransferase RsmD, giving the protein MSLRIYGNRQLKTLPGLETRPTPSRVREAIFNIWQGKIDGCRWLDLCTGSGSMGAEALCRGASFVVGIEQSSRACKIIQENWQKVAREEQKFQVLRGDVVQRLKTLAGQEFDHIYFDPPYASNLYQPVLEAIAGYQLLASTGELAVEHSPNKWQVEPVPHLEIDREKVYGNTAVTFYIPSLLPRLYCI
- the hisH gene encoding imidazole glycerol phosphate synthase subunit HisH, whose product is MSVIAVVDYGMGNLHSVCKGLEKAGTTPKVTDSAKEIAQADAVVLPGVGSFDPAVKQLRSQDLVEPIKDAIASGKPFLGICLGLQILFDGSEEGVEPGLGIVAGTVRKFKPEPDLTIPHMGWNQLQITQQTSVWDQLSDQPWVYFVHSYYVDPSDRAVTAANVTHGSQTVTAAIRRDNLMAVQFHPEKSSTTGLQILSNFVQQALTINN
- a CDS encoding peptidase C15 is translated as MNTKILLTSFDTWLPHHTSNSSDDLLEELSKIDFLPYSLSFLRQLPVNIEKASSLVIDKIHQLQPDVVVCCGMAEKNIKLTIESQATFQQSILKTTVDLENLLLDLSDTTISNDAGKFVCEGLYYSVLQELQTQQLASKSINKNKKNCVFVHVPILTPYNLPVIVEDFRLILQKLALLYAA
- the petG gene encoding cytochrome b6-f complex subunit PetG, encoding MVEPLLSGMVLGLITITLAGLFAAAYMQYKRGNKLGI
- a CDS encoding response regulator transcription factor encodes the protein MIYAKIRLLLVDDQLIIRQGLKSLLEAKPDLEVVGEAENGQQAIAQVETLQPDVVLMDVRMPIMDGVAATRIICQQFSKTRVLVLTTFDDDDYVSQAMRLGARGYLLKDTHSDDLATAIRAVHKGYTQMGPGLLEKAIALPSPATPPQPTRLPPELAGLTTREREVLRLIAAGASNREIAEKLYISERTVKNHISSILSQLNLRDRTQAAMFVSAFLPLL
- a CDS encoding c-type cytochrome encodes the protein MDNQLPKPETIMQRISLIVLAVLLAILTSILGVHLLRVSDPYINGVLSLRGDPVLGHAIFQMNCAGCHGLQAEGRVGPSLDHISKRKSRVHLIEQVISGKTPPMPQFQPSPQEMADLLSYLEKL
- a CDS encoding sensor histidine kinase; protein product: MQLRLPFSNHSFRLMLYLEWILLGITLLGEIRPEPHRMSATTLPISILVVIVFGLMGLKLPTGKISNKLLYTGAEFGLLFLTFLLDSRTIFFPLLGLIIVIRSCLIFPQSGRLTVAGLVFFAVLLMLFQQMPLSPPPPRPRHPPPPELFANTIWTLRLNTAVTFGLALLFILLLVNALLSERQSREKLLLANEQLRQYALRIEDQATLQERNRIAREIHDALGHALTAQSIQLENALLFLPSDTEKTESFLKEAKQLGSRALQEVRRSISTLRSNPLQGQSLEVAIANTITEFRQTTGIIPDCTIQLIQPISTDISTALYRIIQESLTNIYKHSHATQVHIFLQERREMIHLEINDNGQGFNPEGNTTGFGLQGMRERTTALGGQFSLTSQPKQGCRITVLIPLPLTL
- a CDS encoding cytochrome b6-f complex subunit PetL yields the protein MSGVIAYFLILGTAFAIAVGLLFGLRAVKLI
- a CDS encoding carbon-nitrogen hydrolase family protein, producing the protein MKSYLAAAIQMTSQPDLEKNLVQAEELIDLAVRQGAELVGLPENFPFLGLEEDKIAQAEAIAQASEKFLKTMAQRYQVTILGGGFPVPVGDSKVYNTALLIDHNGKELARYEKVHLFDVNVPDGNTYRESNTVMAGLKLPPVYHSQQLGTVGLSVCYDVRFPELYRHLAHQGADIMFVPAAFTAYTGKDHWQVLLQARAIENTCYVIAPAQTGRHYATRQTHGHAMIIDPWGTILADAGDQPGIAIAEINPTRLEQVRRQMPSLQHRVFV
- a CDS encoding glycosyltransferase; translated protein: MKILILIGAHLCTAPRPLKEAEALANAGHDVTIGGFWFDPELVKRDRILINNKKWRFEPIIDFQPTTFLGRWKNTVIRLKARIARERWQRWRTFSPELLGYGAKAMLSFARKTVADLTIVHSEAGLWVGNQLLDQGFRVGVDFEDWFSEDLLPADRITRPIPQIKTLESRLARECKYCITTSHALAEALSKAYQAPKPSVIYNVFPWAEREQIDSQKLDRRNHNLPSLHWFSQTIGAGRGLETLFQAFPYLNIPVEIHLRGNYPDTYRQWLEALVSDEWRDRLIIHPTVPNNELLSRIAEHDIGLALESSDIKSRDLTVTNKLFQYLQAGLAVIATDTVGQKEIFSQFHDIGELIPSNNPQALAQAIDNLLSNPNKLTAAKSAALHATASQFCWEKQAQILVEAVNFAIDHSNIG